In Actinomadura luteofluorescens, the sequence CGGCCACCGCCTGGACGATGGCCAGGCCGAGTCCCGTGCCGCCCGCGCTGCGGGCCCGGCCCTGGTCCGCGCGGACGAACCGCTGGAAGATCTCCTCGCGCAGGCCGGCCGGGATGCCGGGGCCGTCGTCCTCCACGTCGAGCAGCGCCGCGCCCCCGCGGACCGTGAGCCGCGCGGTGACGTGGGTCCCGGGAGGCGTGTGGGCGCGCGCGTTCGCGAGCAGGTTGGCGACCAGCTGGTGGAGGCGCCGGGCGTCCCCGGTGACGGTCACCGGTTCCTCCGGGAGCACCAGTTCCCAGCGGTGCCGGGGGCCGGCGGCGCGGGCGTCGGCGGTGGCGTCCAGGACGATGCGGGTCAGGTCCACCGGGCCCGTCTCCAGCGGGCGGCCGGCGTCCAGGCGGGCGAGGAGCAGCAGGTCGTCGACCAGTTCGGACATCCGGACCGACTCGGCCTCGATCCGCCCCAGCGCGTGCCGCACCCCGGCCGGAACGGGCTCGGTGGTGCGCAGGGCGAGTTCGGCGTGGCCGCGGATCGCGGCGACGGGGGTGCGCAGCTCGTGGCTCGCGTCGGCGGCGAAGCGGCGGAGCCGCTCCTCGCTGGCGTGCCGGCGGGCCAGCGCGTTCTCGACATGGCCGAGCATCCGGTTCAGCGCCGCCCCGACCTGCCCGACCTCGGTGCGGGGGTCGGTGTCGGGAACGCGCTCGGGCATCGCGACCTCCCCGCTGGCCAGCGGCAGCTCGGTGACCCGGGACGCGGTCGCGGCGACGCGCCGCAGCGGGCGCAGGGCCAGCCCGACCCAGACCGCGGCCGCGATCCCGCCGGCGGCGAGCACGGCCGCGAAGACGACCGCCTCCACCAGGATGACGCGGTGCAGCGTCTCCTCGGCGGGCCGCAGCGGCAGC encodes:
- a CDS encoding sensor histidine kinase, yielding MRGPRTLRARLTAGLLVLLALSCLAVGIATATALDRFLMGRLDEQLTASGGRFPASLEHERRRDADDRPDTRGQAPGTFGARLFGGKVTEAAVVRDSSDEPVPLDAADRRALAALRPDGRARSLDLSALEEYRVMALRGDDGDVLVTGLPLRPAEETLHRVILVEAVVFAAVLAAGGIAAAVWVGLALRPLRRVAATASRVTELPLASGEVAMPERVPDTDPRTEVGQVGAALNRMLGHVENALARRHASEERLRRFAADASHELRTPVAAIRGHAELALRTTEPVPAGVRHALGRIEAESVRMSELVDDLLLLARLDAGRPLETGPVDLTRIVLDATADARAAGPRHRWELVLPEEPVTVTGDARRLHQLVANLLANARAHTPPGTHVTARLTVRGGAALLDVEDDGPGIPAGLREEIFQRFVRADQGRARSAGGTGLGLAIVQAVAAAHGGRAELVEGEHTLFRVTLPIFEPEPPRTGPRD